The Pleuronectes platessa chromosome 10, fPlePla1.1, whole genome shotgun sequence genome contains a region encoding:
- the LOC128449827 gene encoding riboflavin transporter 2, whose translation MSLLTHVLACLFGMGSWVAINGMWVELPLIVPGIPEGWYLPSYLTVLIQMANIGPLFITLMHRFRPGVLDERPVIYCIVGLGIIATFLLAFFWRHAVTIGGSLHSVPLLVLSFLLSVVDCTSSVTFLPFMMRLHPQYLTTYFAGEGLSGLVPALVALIQGVGVVQCENASLAVGANQTADNSELQAIYLPARFSAQIFFIFLSVMMAVSLAAFILLNHHPAVARERMNDLYFSGDLGVGKREQGLSLHAQTPEQKPMINPVEAVGWVPRSAFGRGTYSNLELVFIFVVLAWVNALTNAVLPSVQSYSCLPYGNKAYHLAATMAAVANPVACFIAMFMPIRSLIFMGFLTMFGTGFGAYIMAMAALSPCPLLVHSASGTFIIVLTWILFVLSLSYVKVIIGVILRDEGHSALVWCGAVVQLGSMVGAVSMFPLVSIYGLFKSGDPCNTKCPL comes from the exons ATGTCACTGCTCACCCACGTGCTGGCATGTCTGTTTGGTATGGGCTCCTGGGTGGCCATCAATGGGATGTGGGTGGAGCTACCCCTCATCGTACCAGGGATCCCAGAGGGGTGGTACTTGCCATCGTACCTAACAGTCCTAATCCAGATGGCCAACATCGGTCCTCTCTTCATCACCCTGATGCACCGCTTCCGTCCAGGGGTTCTAGATGAGCGACCGGTCATCTATTGCATTGTGGGATTGGGGATCATTGCTACATTCCTGCTGGCTTTCTTTTGGAGGCACGCAGTGACAATAGGGGGCTCTCTGCACAGTGTTCCCCTGCTAGTGCTAAGCTTCCTGCTCTCTGTAGTTGACTGCACCTCCTCTGTTACTTTTCTGCCTTTTATGATGCGGCTGCATCCACAGTACCTCACCACTTACTTTGCAGGTGAAGGCCTCAGTGGTCTGGTGCCTGCACTGGTTGCTCTGATTCAAGGCGTGGGTGTGGTCCAATGTGAGAATGCCTCTTTGGCTGTTGGGGCCAACCAAACAGCTGATAATTCAGAGCTACAAGCCATTTACCTGCCGGCTAGGTTTTCTGCCCAAATATTTTTCATCTTCCTCAGTGTTATGATGGCCGTGTCCCTGGCAGCCTTCATCTTACTCAATCATCACCCAGCTGTGGCTCGGGAGAGAATGAATGACCTCTACTTCAGTGGGGATCTGGGTGTGGGGAAGAGAGAACAAGGCCTGTCTCTGCATGCTCAAACACCAGAGCAGAAGCCCATGATCAATCCCGTGGAGGCGGTCGGATGGGTACCCAGGAGCGCGTTTGGGAGGGGGACGTACAGCAACCTCGAGTTGGTGTTCATCTTTGTGGTGTTGGCCTGGGTCAATGCTCTAACCAATGCAGTGCTGCCCTCAGTGCAGTCCTACTCATGTCTGCCTTACGGGAACAAGGCCTATCACCTAGCTGCCACCATGGCAGCTGTAGCTAACCCAGTGGCCTGCTTCATTGCCATGTTTATGCCAATTAG GTCTCTTATCTTCATGGGGTTCTTGACCATGTTTGGGACTGGATTTGGAGCCTACATCATGGCCATGGCTGCTCTTAGTCCCTGCCCCCTCCTGGTCCACAGTGCTTCTGGAACTTTCATCATA GTGCTGACATGGATCCTGTTCGTCCTGTCCTTGTCCTACGTGAAGGTCATCATTGGGGTGATTCTGCGGGATGAAGGCCACAGTGCCCTAGTGTGGTGTGGAGCAGTAGTGCAATTGGGCTCCATGGTTGGGGCAGTATCCATGTTCCCATTGGTCAGCATCTATGGACTTTTCAAGTCAGGTGATCCCTGCAACACCAAATGTCCACTATAG